In Deltaproteobacteria bacterium, one DNA window encodes the following:
- a CDS encoding J domain-containing protein, with translation MTWLRIGAVGLAVLLYIRSPIDLIPDRLGLIGLLDDLAVLLGFIFWARRQLRLTNPPRRPSAGSSDGEWDPHRVLGIERGATRDEITHAYREQMKRYHPDRVADLGEELQQLAHRKAVDIQRAYEELGKR, from the coding sequence ATGACCTGGCTGCGCATCGGCGCGGTCGGCCTGGCGGTGCTGCTCTACATCCGGTCGCCGATCGATTTGATCCCCGATCGCCTCGGCCTGATCGGCTTGCTCGACGATCTCGCGGTCCTGCTGGGGTTTATCTTCTGGGCGCGTAGGCAACTGCGGCTGACGAATCCGCCACGCCGGCCGTCCGCCGGGTCGAGCGACGGCGAATGGGATCCGCACCGCGTGCTGGGCATCGAACGCGGTGCGACCCGCGACGAGATCACCCACGCCTATCGCGAACAGATGAAGCGCTACCATCCCGATCGCGTCGCGGATCTCGGTGAGGAGTTGCAACAGTTGGCGCACCGCAAAGCCGTCGACATTCAACGCGCGTACGAGGAACTGGGGAAGCGATGA